TTTCCGGTCTCAACCCGGTGTTCTACTTTTGGAGTAAGAAAGTAAACTCCGTTGCCCTTTTCCTGCAAAATCCCCTCCCGCACCAGATGGAAAAACACCTTTTCCACCACCGGGCTATTTCCCACCAGCGGTTGAAAAATCCGCCGCACCGCCTCTAACGTTGTGCCGATGCGCCGGCGCTGAAAACAGTAAGAAATAATCTGCTGGGGCAGAACCGAAAGACAGGGTGTGTACCTCTTATCAAAAAGTTTTCCCTCCCGGGCACAGTCGATAAAGGTCTCAAACAAAAGCCGCTCCCAGGGGTCAAGATAAACCCCAATCATATACAGCCCGTTCCCGCGGCGGCGATTGCCCCGGCCGATACGCTGCAAAAGGGAAGAGACATTAAACGGTGGCCTAAACAGCACCACCGCATCAACATCACCGATGTCAATTCCTAACTCAAGGGTTGAAGTACAGCAGAGGATTCCGCTCCTTTCTCCGGTCATTCTTGCCTCAACCTCCTCCCGTACCTGCCGGTTCAAACTGGCATGATGGACCCATACCCGGCCGGAAAATGGCGGCAGGTCAAAAAGCTTCACCCCGCTTTCTGCGAGAGAGCGGGCGTTAAAAAACACCAGCGCCTTGTCACAACCCTGCTCCTGCAGCCGCCTGACAACCCGCCGGTACCAATCCTTTTTCCCTGGCAGAAGTTCGGCGTTTATCTCACGGCGCTTTGCCACCTGCACCACCCCGGCACCAGAAAAGTACCGTTCACCCATCAACACATCGTCAACCGTTGCCGAAAGCGCATAGCCATTAAAATCGGGCTTAATCAACCGTAACCGTTCCAGCAGCACCCGTAACTGGTCACCCCGGGGCGTATTGTCAAGGAGGTGAATCTCGTCAACAATGACCGCGGTCAGGGTTTTAAAAATCCGTGGATGCCGGCACAAAAGCGAGTCAAACGACTCCGGCGTGGTTAAAAGCATAAACGGCAGTCTGCGCTCATCAATCTGCGGGTGGTCACCGGTCTTGCGCTCCAGTTTCAGCCCGAGGTACTCCAGAGGCTCAAGTAGTCGGCGATAAAGGTCGTTGACCAGCGCCCTGGTCGGTGAAACATACAGAACCGCAAAACCCCTCTTTCCCATCCCGAGCAAACGCTCCACCACCGGTGCCACCACCGCTTCCGTTTTACCCGATGCCGCGGGCGAAATAACCACCAAATTTTCGCCCCGAAGGATGCGGGGAATCGCCTCAATCTGAACTTCGGTCAATCGGCCAAACCGGGCAAAAAATGCCGGATAGGTTCGGGGCAGTAGCGCCTTTACCGCCCGCTGCTCTTTTATTTCGTCCTGCATTAATGGTCTTTGCCTGACCGCTGCCGGTCCATCTCCTAAGCGACCAGTTGCGGCAGA
The candidate division WOR-3 bacterium DNA segment above includes these coding regions:
- a CDS encoding DEAD/DEAH box helicase; the protein is MQDEIKEQRAVKALLPRTYPAFFARFGRLTEVQIEAIPRILRGENLVVISPAASGKTEAVVAPVVERLLGMGKRGFAVLYVSPTRALVNDLYRRLLEPLEYLGLKLERKTGDHPQIDERRLPFMLLTTPESFDSLLCRHPRIFKTLTAVIVDEIHLLDNTPRGDQLRVLLERLRLIKPDFNGYALSATVDDVLMGERYFSGAGVVQVAKRREINAELLPGKKDWYRRVVRRLQEQGCDKALVFFNARSLAESGVKLFDLPPFSGRVWVHHASLNRQVREEVEARMTGERSGILCCTSTLELGIDIGDVDAVVLFRPPFNVSSLLQRIGRGNRRRGNGLYMIGVYLDPWERLLFETFIDCAREGKLFDKRYTPCLSVLPQQIISYCFQRRRIGTTLEAVRRIFQPLVGNSPVVEKVFFHLVREGILQEKGNGVYFLTPKVEHRVETGKVHSNIQEKSFGQYQVVDVSSGQEVGSVFFVFERFVLGGKSWEVVERREKDKKIFVRPHGAVSPSTKVFEGTGTGGYFYRMAEVLKSRIFPGLKSGEFPYFFEGGQAYLVHLLGATYGGVLTLALQSEGVAAVDMAGKVMVLPAARLQEGRFPLPGRDAVKRVVRDHLLEFEDSLGSGAFFRDLPPDLQIEDHLLTLDIDGLYEFLDSIQLVRMEPAVVKAQITEHLPGENGETGERG